Proteins encoded together in one Micromonospora auratinigra window:
- a CDS encoding GTP-binding protein, whose product MDFANYDPAGASRSREIISAKIVIAGGFGVGKTTLVGAISEIQPLTTEALMTAAGVGIDDPSKVPGKETTTVAMDFGRITMAEDLILYLFGTPGQTRFWFMWDEIIRGAVGAAVLVDTRRITDAFAPLDYFENRNLPYVVALNRFDGAPQYELEEVRESLAIPADVPLVMCDARRRDSVKQVLVTVVEHAMLRLQAEHGYPASVG is encoded by the coding sequence GTGGACTTCGCGAACTATGACCCCGCGGGGGCGAGCCGCAGCCGGGAGATCATCTCCGCGAAGATCGTGATCGCGGGCGGCTTCGGGGTCGGCAAGACCACGCTGGTCGGGGCGATCTCCGAGATCCAGCCGCTGACCACCGAGGCGTTGATGACCGCGGCCGGCGTGGGCATCGACGACCCGTCGAAGGTGCCCGGCAAGGAGACCACCACGGTCGCCATGGACTTCGGCCGGATCACTATGGCCGAGGACCTGATCCTCTACCTCTTCGGCACGCCGGGGCAGACCCGCTTCTGGTTCATGTGGGACGAGATCATCCGGGGAGCCGTCGGGGCCGCCGTTCTGGTGGACACCCGGCGGATCACCGACGCCTTCGCCCCGCTGGACTACTTCGAGAACCGCAACCTGCCGTACGTGGTGGCGCTCAACCGGTTCGACGGCGCGCCGCAGTACGAGCTGGAGGAGGTCCGCGAGTCGCTGGCGATCCCGGCGGACGTGCCGCTGGTGATGTGCGACGCCCGCCGCCGCGACTCGGTCAAGCAGGTGCTGGTGACCGTCGTCGAGCACGCCATGCTGCGGCTCCAGGCCGAGCACGGCTACCCGGCCTCGGTGGGCTGA
- a CDS encoding uroporphyrinogen-III synthase translates to MADELAGFTIGVTADRRRDELAALLQRRGARVVLAPALRIVPLADDTDLREATRACLDRPPDVLMANTGIGMRGWLEAAEGWGLAEPLRDVLSRSYVVSRGPKATGAIRAAGLREHWSPASESCDEVTEHLVRRGVAGQVVAMQLHGDRQPECTEALEAAGATVIEVPVYRWAPPVDPAPLHRLIDLVAGRLVDAVTFTSAPAAEALLRAAGDRTETVLEALRGDVLAGCVGTVTAEPLVRRGVPVSAPGRARLGALVRTMVEELPRRTVSVKAAGHLLTLRGHAAVIDGELRQLAPAPMAVLRALATSPGKVLSRTALLRTLPRGADEHAVEMAVARLRVGLNAPRVVQTVVKRGYRLRVE, encoded by the coding sequence ATGGCCGACGAACTGGCCGGCTTCACCATCGGGGTCACCGCCGACCGGCGGCGCGACGAGCTGGCCGCGCTGCTCCAGCGCCGGGGCGCACGGGTGGTGCTCGCGCCGGCGCTGCGGATCGTGCCGCTCGCCGACGACACCGACCTGCGCGAGGCGACCCGGGCCTGCCTGGACCGGCCGCCGGACGTGCTGATGGCGAACACCGGCATCGGCATGCGGGGCTGGCTGGAGGCGGCCGAGGGCTGGGGGTTGGCCGAGCCGCTGCGCGACGTGCTCTCCCGGTCGTACGTGGTGTCCCGGGGCCCGAAGGCGACCGGCGCGATCCGCGCCGCCGGCCTGCGGGAGCACTGGTCACCCGCCTCGGAGAGCTGCGACGAGGTGACCGAGCACCTGGTCCGGCGGGGGGTGGCCGGCCAGGTGGTGGCCATGCAGCTGCACGGCGACCGGCAGCCCGAGTGCACCGAGGCGCTGGAGGCGGCCGGGGCCACGGTGATCGAGGTACCGGTCTACCGCTGGGCGCCGCCGGTCGACCCGGCGCCGCTGCACCGGCTCATCGACCTGGTCGCCGGGCGGCTGGTCGACGCGGTCACGTTCACCTCCGCCCCGGCGGCCGAGGCCCTGCTCCGGGCGGCCGGGGACCGGACCGAGACGGTGCTGGAGGCGCTGCGCGGCGACGTGCTGGCCGGCTGCGTGGGCACCGTCACCGCCGAACCGCTGGTCCGCCGGGGGGTGCCGGTGAGCGCGCCGGGCCGGGCCCGCCTCGGCGCGCTGGTCCGCACGATGGTGGAGGAGCTGCCCCGGCGTACCGTCTCGGTGAAGGCGGCCGGGCACCTGCTCACCCTGCGCGGGCACGCCGCCGTGATCGACGGTGAGCTGCGGCAGCTGGCCCCGGCCCCGATGGCCGTGCTGCGGGCGCTCGCGACGTCACCGGGCAAGGTGCTGTCCCGGACCGCACTGCTGCGGACCCTTCCCCGGGGCGCGGACGAGCACGCGGTGGAGATGGCGGTCGCCCGGCTCCGGGTCGGCCTGAACGCCCCCCGCGTCGTGCAGACCGTGGTCAAGCGCGGCTACCGCCTCCGGGTGGAGTGA